CATGGTAAGCGAAGTGTCCACGTTGTTCAAGGCTCTGAACATCAAGACCGGGCGCCGCCTCCTCCAAGCCGCTGCCACGGCCACTGATGAGAAGAGGTTCCAGAGGGCTAAGATCATCCCTGCTTGGATCGACCACCGAAGGCTCGACCTCGCCACCGCCACTCCTCTGACGCTAAAACCCGATGTGGTGGTGTCCAAGAAGGGAGATGGCAAATACAAGACTATTAACGAAGCCTTGAAGGACATCCCAAAGAACAACGAGGTGAAGGTCTTCGTGATTTATGTCAAGGAGGGTGTGTACGACGAGCATGTCTTTTTCAATAAGCACATGACCAATGTCATGCTTATCGGAGATGGCCCTACCAAGACCGTTGTCACCGGTAGGAAGAACTACGCCGATGGTACCCAAACGTACCAGACTGCCACAGTTGGTAAGTACAACGTTTTGACATATGCATGTTATATTGTTAGGATTTTAGAACTATGCCTAGTCTCACTCATTATGTACATTATTATGTTTTGCAGCTGTTGTTGGAGACTACTTCATTGCCAAGGACGTCGGATTCGAGAACACAGCCGGAGCCATCGGACACCAAGCCGTGGCTCTGCGTGTGCAGTCAGACTTGTCCATTTTCTACAACTGCAACATGGACGGGTACCAAGACACCCTCTACACCCAAACCCACAGGCAATTCTACCGCGACTGCACCATCAGTGGAACAATCGACTTCATCTTTGGGGACGCAGCCGCCGTCTTCCAAAACTGCAAGATGATCGTCAGGAAGCCATTGGAAAACCAGGCCTGCATGGTGACAGCCCACGGTAGACTCGACATGCGCTCACCCTCAGCTCTCATCCTCCAAAACTGCACCATCTCCGGCGAGCGTGGCTACGACAAGGAACTCAACAAGGCCTACTTGGGCAGGCCATGGAAGAGCTTGGCTAGGGCCATTGTCATGCAATCCCAGATCGATGACGTCATCGCTCCCGAAGGGTGGATGGATTGGACCGGTACCACAAATCACAACACATGCTGGTTCGGTGAGTTCGGAAACAGGGGAGTTGGTGCAGAGCTGAGCAAGAGGGTTACGTGGAGCGGGATGAAAAAGCTTACACCTGAGCAAGCCGCCGATTTCACGGCTGGCAAGTTCATCTTCGGTGATAGATGGATTCTGCCCAGCGGTGTGCCTTACGTTGCTGGCATGATGACCGGAGTGTAGATAACAATGAGAATCCATCGTCATGTAGATGGTTTTTAAACCTTCGTGAAATCGATTGTCATCTAAAACCACGACGGTAAATTACCGCCGTTGTTACAACATACCACGTCATCTTCAACTAAAAACCGATgtctaattaatataaaaacagcaAAAAAGGCAAATTTCGATAAGCATAGACAACGCTTTTAGAAACTTCGCGTCGTCTGAATGAGATAACATGATACAATTTATCAACCTCCTGCCATAACGTAGAGTAACAATGACAAACTATTAACTTATCGTCGTGTAGAATCACTGTCACGACAGTACTTGAAAATATACTGCCATAGTTAATCAAGATTCCACAGCGCTTATGGTATGGAACAACGTGTAAATGTAGTAGTAACTGTTAGCATTCACAGATTATGATATGCCATGTTTAGTTTTGGATTATTGATGGATGGAGCTCATGTAGGAAGTAAAAATGCAGAGAGAAaacttggagaagaagaagatgaaagatCAGTCTATTATCTGTCTTAGTCATGCACAATCTGTGCATGCCAATATAACAGTTAGGAAAACAGAATATTCCTTCTTACATCATCCAATCTAACCAATGATTAACTACCCTATGAGATAGCTACATTTGGCATTCTACTACACCTAAGCATCTCAGCTGTCCATTTGGACTGTGATCCAATGGCACAATTTAAGCAATAAACTCACTAAATCTCTTATACTCTTAAGTGTTTAAGTCCTGGCTTTCTCCCACTATAGGCTTCAAATGGTGTTTTCTTGTCCAGAGCTAGTTGGACTTCGGTGTACACTTTTCACAGTTTCTGCCCAAAACTCAAGTGGCATGCCCTTCTCAATCACATACATTTCGCCACTATGGTTCTGTTTTTCCTCTCAGCCACACCATTCTGCTGTGGTGAGTATGCCACTGTAAGCTGCCTCTCCATTCCCATTTCATCACAGAATTTATTGAACTCATTAGAGGTGTACTCTCCTCCCCTATCACTTCTTAGTTTCTTCACCTTATATCCACTTTGCAATTCAACAGTGGCTCTAAACCTCTTAAACACTGTGAATACCTCATATTTGCATCTCAAGAAATAGATCTAGCACATTCTTGTACAGTCATCTATAAAGGTAAGGAAATACCTGTTTCCTGCTTTTGTAACAGTTTGCATTGGACCACACACATCAGTGTGTACCAATTCCAGTGGAGTTGTAACTCTGCTGGTTGCTTCTTTTGGAAATGCCTTCCTGCAGTGTTTTCCAAAAGTACAACCTTCACACACtgcatttgtatttttgattTCTGGCAGACCAAACACCATGTCTTCATTCTACAGCAGTTTCAAACTCTGGAAGTTTAAGTGCCCCATTCTCCTATGCCAA
The window above is part of the Prunus dulcis chromosome 1, ALMONDv2, whole genome shotgun sequence genome. Proteins encoded here:
- the LOC117614847 gene encoding putative pectinesterase/pectinesterase inhibitor 28 — encoded protein: MSGGEAQNKKKIAIIGVSALILVAMVVAVTVGVTVSRHKGKSGGEQTSTSTKAIQSICQPTDYKKTCEDNLSKVASNVTDPKELVKAGFQVAINQLREVIKNSTTLKELAKDPRANQALQNCKELLEYAIDDLGDSFDKLGPFDFTKLDAYVEDLKVWLSAAMTYEQTCLDGFENTTGDAGEKMRQFLKTSQELTSNGLAMVSEVSTLFKALNIKTGRRLLQAAATATDEKRFQRAKIIPAWIDHRRLDLATATPLTLKPDVVVSKKGDGKYKTINEALKDIPKNNEVKVFVIYVKEGVYDEHVFFNKHMTNVMLIGDGPTKTVVTGRKNYADGTQTYQTATVAVVGDYFIAKDVGFENTAGAIGHQAVALRVQSDLSIFYNCNMDGYQDTLYTQTHRQFYRDCTISGTIDFIFGDAAAVFQNCKMIVRKPLENQACMVTAHGRLDMRSPSALILQNCTISGERGYDKELNKAYLGRPWKSLARAIVMQSQIDDVIAPEGWMDWTGTTNHNTCWFGEFGNRGVGAELSKRVTWSGMKKLTPEQAADFTAGKFIFGDRWILPSGVPYVAGMMTGV